In one window of Paraflavitalea soli DNA:
- a CDS encoding ExbD/TolR family protein, which translates to MAEISTATTSDKPGVRRSKKLSTRVDLTPMVDLGFLLITFFIFTTTMSEPVATRLIMPDDTKPVPDSPNVGESSALTILPVSGNKVFYYHGDMEGALRSGAYGITNFSMKDGIGQVIRDKQLAMDRSKPGSREDLTLMIKPTAASSYQDVVNALDEVAINRVPHYALMNITDDEKKILQEKNGGL; encoded by the coding sequence ATGGCTGAAATCAGTACCGCCACTACCAGTGATAAACCTGGTGTGCGCCGCAGTAAAAAACTGTCTACCCGGGTAGACCTAACGCCCATGGTAGATCTTGGCTTCCTGCTCATTACCTTTTTTATTTTCACCACTACGATGTCCGAGCCCGTGGCTACAAGGCTGATCATGCCCGATGACACAAAGCCGGTGCCAGACTCACCCAATGTGGGAGAGAGCTCAGCCCTCACCATACTGCCGGTAAGTGGCAATAAAGTGTTTTATTATCATGGCGATATGGAGGGCGCACTACGAAGCGGTGCTTATGGTATTACCAATTTCTCTATGAAAGATGGTATTGGTCAGGTGATCCGGGATAAGCAACTGGCTATGGACAGGAGTAAACCTGGCTCACGGGAAGACCTCACGCTGATGATAAAGCCTACTGCAGCCTCCAGTTACCAGGATGTGGTGAATGCATTGGATGAAGTAGCTATCAACAGGGTGCCCCATTATGCACTGATGAACATTACCGATGATGAGAAAAA